The following are encoded together in the Malaya genurostris strain Urasoe2022 chromosome 3, Malgen_1.1, whole genome shotgun sequence genome:
- the LOC131439368 gene encoding uncharacterized protein LOC131439368 → MALQLVTVLALICLVSADVSELLRESSKLQDVKPVVARSYAFNAPQVQPLYYTSPNIRYNNHASRFHLYDSIIVDQPVAVPYTVFTSPEPTLLHTKPVAVETVIDANTGIAYQLSTVRSDLKVPYYYSKPKKIVEYVTPVKPPTDDYLPPLQSNGKSNTV, encoded by the exons ATGGCCTTGCAACTAGTCACAGTTTTAGCGCTCATTTGCTTAg TTTCAGCTGATGTTAGTGAGCTTTTGCGTGAGAGTTCAAAGCTTCAAGATGTGAAACCCGTTGTAGCACGGTCCTATGCGTTCAATGCACCACAAGTACAACCGCTTTACTACACATCACCGAATATCCGCTACAACAATCATGCTTCGAGATTTCACCTGTACGATAGTATCATCGTGGATCAACCCGTTGCAGTACCCTACACTGTTTTTACCTCACCGGAACCAACCTTGCTGCACACGAAACCAGTCGCGGTTGAAACTGTGATTGATGCAAACACCGGAATTGCGTATCAGCTGTCTACCGTTCGATCAGATCTCAAAGTACCATACTACTATAGTAAACCGAAGAAGATAGTTGAATATGTCACACCTGTGAAGCCCCCAACCGACGACTACTTGCCCCCACTCCAGTCGAACGGTAAATCGAACACGGTTTAG